From the Thermococcus sp. Bubb.Bath genome, the window GCGACGGGTAATCCTCATAGAAGAAAATCAGGTAGATCAAGCTCGGAATCGTGATTACATCTGCAACTGAGGTTATCAGAGGTGCAGCAATCATATCCGGGTCGGCGCCCCAGCGGTAGGGAAAGATGGTTATGAACGCGGTTGCGTAGCCGAGGATAAATCCAATGGTAAGGGCGGAGGCAATAACTATGAGGAGAACCACGAAAGATGAACCGGTGAAACCGAGTTTTATGGCCCCCGCGATCCAGAGGACTACAAGCGGTATCTTGGAACTGCCTATGGCCATTGAAACGTTGGCGATAACCTCCCTGTCCAGAACCCCCCTGACTCTACCGAGGTGGAGAGCGGTCGTCATCCTGGAGGCCATGGCCCCAAAAACGTTGCCCCTTAGATCGCTCAAACCGGGGAGGATCACCAAAAGGAGCGGATAACTCGTGGTTATCATCTCAAAGTTCTTACCAAGAACGCCGCCGCTGACGAAATCAAGAGCCAGGCAAAGCAGCAATGCCGGAAATGTTACCAGAAACGTTTGCTTCAGCCTCTCGCGCCAGCCCCTCGTTCCAACGGTTACTTCCACTGGAAGCATCGTCATCACCCCTCATTCCGCGCACCCCCAGGCCCTTTCGGGGGCGCTTTTTATAAACGTTGCGAGACGAAAAGTAAATAAGTAGTTCTCTCGACTTTCCCACGGGGGAGGGACTCCGATGGAGGAATGGGACGAGGTTGAGGTTCCCGATAACGTCAAGGAGATTTTTGTTGAGATGAAGAACACCGCGGAGCTGATGGTCGATTTAGCCTATTCGGCGGTGCTCTTCAGAGAGAAGGAGATGGCGGAGGAGGTTCTTGAGCTGGAGGAGTACCTTGACCTCCTAAACTACAACCTGACAGTCAGGGCGGTTCTCTCCGCCAGGAACCTCCGCGACGCGGAAAGGATAACGTCAATCCTTCAGATGGGGCACTCCATAGATGAGATATCGAACGCGGCGGCGGATTTGGCCAAGATGGTTATAGAGGAGAAGCTCCACCCGCTCATAAACGAGGTCATCCTGGAAAGCGAGGAGACGATAGGCAAAGCCATTGTATCTCCCGAGTCTGTTCTCGTAGGAAAAACCCTTGAGGAGCTTGATTTGCCGACCAACACAGGGGTGTGGGTTATAGCCATAAGGCGTGGTAAGAGGTGGCTCTTTGACCCGGACGAGGACACGGGGATAATGCCGGGGGACATACTCATAGGAAGGGGCACGAGGACGGCCCTCGACTACCTCAAGGAGCTCGCAAGGGGAGTCCTGAAGGTGATGCCGAATGGATGAGTTCGAGAGAATCAGGGGCTGTCTGGTTGAGATGAAGGACCTCTCTGCCCTCATGATTGACCTGGCGTTTTCCTCAGTCATGTACAACAGCAAGGAGATAGCAGAAGAGGTCTACCTCCTTGAGGAAAGGATGGACGACCTGACACTTGAGGTTAAAAAGCTCACCCTTCGCGCTGCAAAGAAGGAGGAAGACCCGGAGAGCCTTCTCAGTATAATGGACCTCGCGGACATCAACGAGCGCATCAGCGATGCAGCCTACGGAGTCTCAGACATAATCCTCCACGACATCGAGCCGCACCCCATAATCCAGGAGATAATGGAGGACACGGATGAGGAGCTCGGAAGAGTAACCGTCAGGCCGGGTTCGGTTCTGCACGGCAAGACCCTCAAACAGCTTAAACTCCCGAGCAAGATAGGGACGAGGATTTTGGCCATAAAGCGTGGAACCCGCTACATCTACAACCCTGGCAAGGATGATGTAGTGCAGGAAGGTGACGTTCTCATAGCCGTCGGCTCTGACCTTGATAAGCTCAGAAAACTTGCTGGAGAAGAAGTAGAGGAAGAGGACTGAAGCATTTATCCAAGGCAAATTGAAATACTGGAGGGACTTTAAAGCCCCATCCTCTTCTTAATTGTCTCAAGCGCCCTTTCTGCATCCCCCTTGAACTCTGGAAGGCCGAGCTCCTCCATCGTCTCAGGTAGCGGGACACCAAGCTCCTCATGCCAGCCCCTCAGTCTGTAGAACTCCCTTCTCGCTTCGAGGAAGTCGTTGTAGTTTATGAAGGCGGCGTTGCCTTTCGCCGGCCCGTCCGGCTCGGGCTCCCACCAGCGCGGTGGAATCGTGTCGTCAAGCGGCGGTGTCACCCAGTCGAGGGCGTTGTGTATCCTCGCTATGCTCTCAACGGCCCAGGCTCTCCTCCTTAGCTCTTCAACGGTCCACTCCTCGCCTGTGGCGAGCGAGTAGAGTTTAGCCAGGTCTTCCATCTTATAGGGTACAAATTTACATGTTCCAAGCATGTCGGTGATATAGCTCTCGTCCCTTCCTTCAATAAGCGAAGGCACGAGCTCCTTCGCAGGCCCCTGGTTCGGGAGCTGGTGTGGCCTCGGCCAGCCGCGGAGGTGGGAGGCGCCTACATCAGCGGTGGCGTAGCTCAGTCCGTATGTTCTCCTTCCACGCGGGTCCCAGGCCGGGCTCTCCATGCCCTTGACGTGAACGGCGAACTCGCAACCTCTGCCCAGGCGCTCGCAGGCGCGCTTGACCCCGTCGGCAAGGATTGCCCCTATGCCCTTCCGCTCGGCCATCAGCTTTATGAGCCTCTCTTCAGCCTCGGCATCGCCGAAGCCCTTCACAGGGAAGCCAATCTCGTCCTCGCCGATTAAACCGCGCTCCGCCATCTCGAAGAGCCAGCCGATCGTCGCTCCGGTGGCTATGCTGTCCATTCCGTAGTCGTTGACGAGGTGAATGAAGTATGCCACTGCCGGGAAGTCGAAGACGCCTGTTGCGGCTCCGAGCATGGCTATACTCTCGTATTCGGGCTTGACGCGGAATTTTCTGCCCTTGTATTCCACTTCAACGTAGCGGGCGCACTTTATCGGGCAGCTCTTTCCGTGAACGAACCACTCCGGCTCGACCTCGTACTTCTTGACCTCATCTCCGCCGAGTTTGCTTGCCAGTTCATCCGGGATGTAGGGCCTTGAGAAGTTGTATGCAGGGCTCATTCCTATCGAGGCAGAACTTCTGAGGGCGTCGCTCGTCCCATAAGTCCTAGTGTGCTCGTACTTGGGGTTGGTGGCGAACTCGTTGTAGTACTCCTGCCAGAGCCTCTGGAACTCCTCGGGGTTTGCCACCTTGGGCTTCTCGCTGGGCTCAACTACTACCGCTTTGACCTTCTTGCTCCCGAGTACTGCACCAAGGCCCCCCCTTCCGCTGGCCCTCTCGGTATCATAAATAATGTCCGCTATCCTGATGAGCCTCTCGCCGGCGGGGCCGACCATTGCCATGCTCGCCGTGGGATATTCCTTCCAGAGTTCTTTGGCTACCTCGTAGTTGCCCTTGCCCCAGAGATGGCTCGCATCCTTAATCTCGACCTTTCCGTCGTGGATGTAGAGGTAAACAGGTTCTTCGCTCTTCCCTTCAATTATGAGCGCGTCGAAGTTCCCTTTGAGCTTCGGCCCGAAGGCGTCACCGCCACTTGAGTCGCTGATGAGCCGCGTTTCAGGGCTCTTGCTGACGGCTATGACCTTACTCGAACCCGGAACGAGGCCAGTTAACCCCCCTGCCGCGAAGGCGAGCTTATTGGCTGGACTGAGAGGCTCAGTCCCCGGCGGAACCTCCTTATAGATGATGTAATAGCCGAGGCCCTTTCCGCCGATGAACCTACTTATCACCTCGTCAGGAAGCTTCTCGTAGGCAACCTTTCCCGTTGTCAGGTTCACGCGCGCTATCTTGTTCTGGTAGCCGTACATCAGACACACCTCCTCGCCTCTTCTCTATCCTCCTTTAAGAGCCTCCACCCCATGGAACCGAAGTTCTCATCCAGATGGGTCTTGCTTCCCGCCTTAGGGATCGTTATCACGTTCTCCTCCAAGATGAGGTAGTTGAGCGCAACCTGGGCGGCGCTCTTTCCGTACTTCTTCCCGATCTCCGCGAGGCATTCGTTTCTCGCGAGGGTTCCCTTCTCAAGCGGGGTGTACGCTATCAGCGCAATCCCCTCGCGCTTCATGTAGTCGAGCAGGCCGGTAGTTTCGGGCCAGCGGTCCCTGAGGGAGTATTTGACCTCATTGGCAACTATCTCGTACTTTCTCATCTCCTCCTGGCTTCTCTTGAGGAGCTCAAGGTCGAAGTTGCTGACGCCGATGTACCTAATGAGCCCCTCATCAACCAGCTCTTCCAGCGCATGGAGCGTCTCCTTGATCTTTTCCCAGCTATCGCCGGGCCAGTGGAGAAGGTAGAGGTCTATGTGAGTTCCCAGCCTCTTTGCACTCACCCTCGCGGCCTTCTTTGCCTCCTCGTAGCCGAAGTGTGTCGGCCACACTTTGCTGATAATGAATATATCCTCTCGCTCAAACTCCTTTATCGCCTCTCCAACGAGCTCCTCCGAGTGGCCGGAGCCGTAGAACTCAGCAGTGTCTATGAGGTTGATACCGAGCTCAAGGCCATATCTCAGAGCCTCGACACTCTCCCTGTCCTTTGAATAGTCGGCGGTTTCATAGCCTCCTATTCCCCAGGTGCCCATGCCGATGGCCGTAATCCTGTCATCGCCTATCCTCTTAAGGTCGTCAAAAACTCTAACCCTCTTCATCTTTCACACCAAAACGATTTGGAACTCGACCTTAATTAAGGTTTCCCTCTGAACGATAAAACGGGGGAAGAAATGGAGGATCGAAAAAGATTTCAGGGTTGAGATACAAATTTAAGCCGGTGATGGCAGATGGTTCGGGAAGTCCTCCCCGGGATATACCGGATTTTTGATACATTCGTGAACGCCTACCTCATCGACCGTGGAGAGTATCTCGTAGCCGTCGATACGGGGATAGACACTACCTGCGAGAAAATTCTTGAGGTCGCTAGAGAGCTCGGAAAGCCGTTGAAGGCCATCGTTTTGACACACGGCCACCTCGACCACACGGGATCACTGAGATGCCTGAAAGAGAAGGCCGGCGCGATAATAGCGGCCCATGAAGACGAAGAAGGTTTTATCTTCGAAAAGACAGGGTTGAGGCCGGATATCAAGCTGAAGGACGGGGATACCTTTGAGGGCCTCAAGGTATTCCACAAGCCCGGACACACAACTGGGAGCATCTGCCTGCTCGATGAAGCAACAAAGAGCCTCTTCGTTGGCGACCTCGTTATTGAGCGTGGAGGACAGCTTGAAGAGGTTCCGCATCAGTACTCGCTCGACCCTGAGATGAACAGGAGAAGGATAACCGAACTTTTGGAGATAGATTTCGAGAATCTCCTTCCGGCGCACGGGGAACCTTTGATCGGGAACGGGAAGGATAAGCTGAGAGGGCTCGTTGAGAGAATGGGAATTTAGTGCATGATACAGAAGCCTAAGGGGAGAATAGAAAGGAGAATAGACCTCAAGCCCCAAATTTCTCGCTCCTGTTCATAAGATCCATCATTATGGGCACTATGTCGTGGCCCTTTATCCTGCCTATTCCGCCGCGCATGCACTCCCTCTCACCGAAGCTCTCGGTCTGGTCGGGTCTTACTCCACCGCCCGTTATGAGGAGCGGAACCGGGTCGCCGCTGTGATTCATGACCTCACAGGGAGTGCTGTGGTCGCCGGTTATCGCTATGACGACATCCTCAAGGTCGATGTGCTCAAGGATGTAGCCTATCATCCTGTCGGCCTTCTCTATCATCTCGGCCTTGAGCTTCGGGTTGCTGTCGTGGCCGGCTGCATCCGTCGGCTTGAAGTGGAGGAACACGAAGTCGTAGTCCTTGAGCAGTTCGACGGTCTTCTTTGCCTTGGCCATAGCGTCGGTGTTGTACTCGCCGGTTGCCCCCTTTGGGGTGTAAACGTCAAAGCCTATCGCCTTGGCAACACCCTTGACGAGCGAGACCGCTATAACTGCCCCGGCCTTGACCTTCCACTGCTCGGTGAACTTCATCGGTATGTCTGGATATGTTCCGGCACCGCGGATGAGGAGGTAGTTGGCAACGGGCTTTCCTTCCTTCCTGCGCTTCTCGTTGATCGGGTGCCTCTCAAGGACTTCATGGGCCTTCTGGACGAACTCCTCAAGGATTTCTGCTACTTTCTTGCTCTCCTCGTCCTCCCAGGTGAACCTGTGGGGCGGCTTTCCAGCTTCATGTGGATCGTTCTCCCCGACGCGGTAGCCCTTTGCCATGCCCTTGAGGACGAGGACGGCCCTGTGGCCGGTCGCACCAGCGAAGATGAACTCCACAGGGAACTTGACGTTCTCCTGGATAGCTTTGGCAAGCTCATGAGCTTCTTCCGTGCTTATCCTGCCCGCGCGCCTGTCGGTTATGATTCCGTTCTCGATGGTGGCGAAGTTGACGCGGAACGCTAAATCCTCCTCGCTCAGATCGAGGCCGATGCCCATGGCCTCAAGGTAGCCCCTGCCGCGGTAGACCTTGTAAGGGTCGTAGCCGAAGATGCTGAGGTGGGCAGTATCGCTCCCTGCCGGCTGGCCGGGCTTTATCGGGTCCTGCTGGCCGAGGATTCCCATCCTGGCGAGCCTGTCCATGTTCGGAATGTTCGCATACTCCAGCGGGGTCTTTCCGCCGAACTCTTTGATCGGCCTGTCGCCGAGACCGTCGAGGATTATCAGAAGCCCCTTCCTCTGCTTCATGTCTATCACCAGTAGTGACTAATGCAGTGGGTTTAAAGCTTTGCCGGACAGAAAGTTTATGAAACCCCCCTCAAACTTCTCCCGGTGAGAAAAAGTGGGGGTGCTGGTGTGGAGCCTTTCAATAGTCTTTGGGATAATCCTTCTGGTCATCTTCGGTGACAGACTGTCGGATAAAATCGTAGAAGTGGCGGGAAAGGCCGGTGTTTCCCCTCTGATAATAAGTCTCGTCGTTATAAGCCTCGCAACGACCCTACCAGAGATAACGACGAGCACTATGGCCAGCCTGACGGGAGCTGAAGGAATAGCTTTAGGAAACGCCCTTGGGAGCATCTTCGCCAACATTGCACTGGTCCTCGGTCTTGCCTCAGTTATAAAACCCCTAAAAGCAGGAAGCGCTGCCTACGAGAACTCCCTCGTCATGTTAGGTTCCCTCGGCTTCCTGATGCTTTTGTCGGTTGACGGCTCACTCTCCCGCTTGGATGGTGCCCTTCTTCTCACCGCCTACGCCCTCTACCTGAGATGGCTTTATAAAAAACACTTTGTGGTGGGAGTGAAGGGGGAGGAGAAGCACCACGTCAGAGCAATGCCGCAGGATTACGCCCTTCTCTTGATCTACGGGGGCTTGATGGTCATTGGGGCGAGACTCGTCGTTTACGGTGGCAGGAACATTGCCGAGGCCCTTGGTGTGGCGGAGTATGTTATAGGTGCCACCATAGTCGCCGTCGGCACCTCCCTTCCTGAGATGACCAATGCTATCTATGGAGCCCTGAGGGAGCGCGGAAGCATAAGCGTCGGTAACATCATAGGGGCCAACATCATGAACGCCCTTGTGGTTCTGGGGCTGGCGTCGCTGATACGTCCGATCCCCACGGGAGCCTCAACTCTTACGATAATCCTCGTTCTCATGGCGATGCTGCCGATGATTTGGGAACTCAAAAGGTCAGGGGGCCTTGATAGGAAAATAGGGGTTTACTTTTTGGTCCTATACGCGGTTTATCTGGTTTTGCTGTTTTCGGGAACCGAACTTTGAGCTTCTTATTTTACCCAAAGTTCTCAAAAGATTTTGTCGGGAAAGAAGTGAAAAGGGATCAGAATTCAAGCTTCTCTATAAACCTCTTTGCGTAGCGGACGTCCTTTTCGAGCTCCACCTTCTGTAGCAGCTGCCTCTCTATCGCCCTGAGGGCGTCGTGGACTGCCTGAATTGCTCCCCATGTCTCACCCGTTGCCACGAACACTCCCCTATCCGTGACGATTCTCATCCTGGCCTGGTAGAGGTGCACTCCCCTGAACTTCTCCTTAAAGCGCCTGATGTAGAGGTAGATTACCCCCTCCTGACCAAGAAGGTCCTCGTAGCCGTCTATGAAGCGCCTAACGTCGCTTATTATCCTCTCCCTGCTGAAGTCGCTTAGTACGTGGGCATCACCGGCCAGCTGGAGGTAGAAGCGGGCCTCTTTCTCTGTCATCTTTGATATCGGGAGCAGAAGGTCTTTGACGGTCAGTATGCCAACAACCTTACCGTTCTCATTGACGACAACGAGGCCGTCTATGTTGTTCTCCTTAAGGATGCTGACTGCCTCTCTAACCGTTGTGTCCGGGGAAACGGTTATGACACCGCGTATCATGATATCTCTAAGGGGCATGCTAAAGGGCGGTATCTTCTCACCAGCCACCTCACCATACTGAGCCTTGAAGCGGGGCTTAAGGAAGCGGATTATGAGGTCGTGAAGCGTGACGAGTCCTTCAAGTTTGCCCCCCTCGCTCACTATGGGTATCCTAGAGATAGCGTTGTCGCGCATCGTGGCCAGTGCGTTGGCAACCGTGTCGTCAGGGCTCAGGGTTATAACGTCCCTCGTCATGTACCCGCTTACCTTCTCCTTACCAAAGGCCCCCCGGGCAACCCTTTCGAGGAGGACGATATCACTTACAACACCCATGATTTCCGCCTTGGATTCACCAACCGGGAGAGAGCGGAGGTCAACCTCAAGCATCAGTTTGGCCGCCCTGCTGAGGTCCTCATCGGGCTTCAAAACCGGGGCGGGCTTGTAGACATCCCTAACCTTGGCCTTAGTCGGGTCCCACTTGAGGTGGGAGCGGACTATCAGGTCCTGCGTCAGGACACCTTTGTACAGGTTCCCATCAAAAACCAGAATCAGGTCCGGGTCTTCCTTCTCCAGTATTCCTATCGCCTCAGAAAGCGGGGCGTCGACGTCTATCTTCTGGAACCTGTCGGTCATAACTTCCTGCACGAGAATTCCGACCATGCTGTCACCTCCCTGCACTATTTAGTAGGGTGCCCAACAATTTAAACCTTTGCAACCGTGATGGTTTTAGTAAATACAGGTTAATAAATTTTTCGCCTTCCTGCAGGGAAGGCAATAAGATTTATAAACACCGGGCTGTAGTGAACCCCTGAAGTGCCGGGGTAGCCTAGCCTGGGAAGGCGCTGGACTCGAGATCCAGTGGGCCCTGCCCACCAGGGTTCAAATCCCTGCCCCGGCGCCAACGCCGAGCCCATGAGGGTTTTCACTCCCCTTTCTCTTACAGATTCTCCTGCCAACCATAGCAAGTTGAATAGTCAATATACATGCAGCGTAGCAATGGACTATTCAGAAAACATTACACGGAGAACAAGACAACAAAAAGAGAAACAAAAAATCAGGTTGTCACGAGTGCCCCGTCCTTCTCGACTATCATCGTGTGCTCAAACTGTGCCACCATTCCTCCGCGCACTTCTCTCAAGATGGGATATGCGTATATCGCTCCAGCCCGCTCAAGCTGTGAAAGGGCGAGTTTAAGCTGTCCCTCCGTCAAGAACCCCTGGAGCCAGCGGTAGGCGAAGGGGAGGGTCTTGTACTCGTTCTTAATCCTTATGAGAAGCCTCCTCGCGTGAACGTTCCTGACTGGCCTGTCGCGGACGTACATGAATATCAGCGCCGGCGGAACTTCCGTCACCTGACCTGCCCCAGTGGTTCCAAAGGGCTCTATGGCGAAGACATCCCCCTCCTTCAGCTCGTAGGTGTCCGCCTGGCGGTAGACGTTAGGGATACTTATCCCCGCGTGGAGCTTGTAGCGCTCTATCTTATGGCCGCTGAGGTTCACTATCGGATTAAAGCCCTTTCCACGGATGGTATCCTCTATCGCCTTCCCTATGTCCCTGATCCTTGCACCGGCCCTAACCGTTGCTATGGCGTTGTCAAGGGCCTCTTTAACCGCCTCCATGAGGTCGTCGGGCTCCATGCCAACGCGGAAGGTGAGGGCGGTATCGGCTATATACCCATCAACGTGAACACCGAGGTCGAGCTTGAGGTAGTCCCCTTCCTTCAGGACGGTCTCATCGCCTTTGTAGGGGGTGTAGTGGGCGGCCTGCTCGTTTATCGAGAGATTACACGGAAATGCTGGTTTCCCACCGAGTTCAACGATCCTCTTCTCTACAAACTCCGCTATGTCATAGAGCTTTGCCCCGGGCTTTATCATCGGGGCTACTTCCTTCTTGACCTGCCTGGCGATTTCACCGGCTTTTATGAGTGCCTCTACTTCGTCCATTCTCAACACCACTTCTTTTAGGATGCCCTAACCCTTAAACCTTTTGCCGCTCGAAAACCTTTTATCCCCTCCCTCCATCCGTAGGGTGATGGAACCATGTTCGAGTTCAGTAAGTACGTGAACTTGGCGGAAGACCTCTTCGTAGTCAGGAATCTAATCGGGGCCATCCTTGAGGGCGTTGGAGTAGCGTACCTGATTCCAGTTCTGCTCGTGTGGTTCCATCCTGATGAGGTCCGCTACGTTTACTACTTCGCGGTGCCCGGCTTCCTCAGCATCCTCCTCGGGGCCTGGATGTCACGTCATCAGGGGAAGATCGAGGACGTTAACCTCCGACAGGCCATGATATCCGCGGCGTTCATCTGGCTGTTCGCTTCCTTCGTGAGCGTCGTCCCGTTCATGAGGATAGCGGGGATGAGCTTCATCGACTCATACTTTGAGAGCATGAGCGCCTGGACTGGAACAGGGCTCACGATGATGAGCCACCTGGAGAGCTATCCAAGGATACTGCTCTTCTGGCGCGCGTGGATGCAGTGGCTGGGAGGAATAGGCATCGTTTTGGTGGCCCTCACTGTCCTCATAAGGCCAGGTGTCGCTGCCGCCAGGCTGTACAAGGCCGAGGCTAGGAGCGAGAGGATCCTTCCAAACCTCGCAAACACCGCGAGGGTTATATTTGAGATATACCTAATCCTAACTCTCCTCGGTACGTATCTGTATTACATAAACGGCATGAGCCTCTTCGATGCACTCACGCATGCGATGACCGGCCTTGGAACTGGCGGTATGAGCACCCACGATGAGAGTATAGGGTACTTCCATAGCATGAGCATAGATGCCATAACGATATTCCTGATGATAATGGGTGCCGTCAACTTTACCGTCCATTACAGGATGTTCAAGGAAAAGAGCCTCAGACCGTTCTTCGAAGACGTTCAGGTCAGGTACATGTTCCTGTTTGTAGTCCCCGCAATAGCAATAATAGCCTACGACCTCGTCCAGCACGGGGACACGCTTGGAGATGCAATAATACAGGCGGTCTTTCACGCCGTCTCAGCTATAAGCTGTACCGGATTTGACATATCAAACCTCGCGAACTATCCGGAGCTCTCAAAGTTCGTCCTCGGCCTTCTGATGGTCATAGGAGGTGGCGCGGGGAGCACTGCCGGCGGTATAAAGCTCATCCGCTTTACGTTGATGTACGAGAGCCTTAAGTGGACGGTTCAGCAGTCCCTCCTCCCAAAGGGAGCGGTAATAAAGAGGAAAGTCGGGAACTATGTCTTCACCTCCGAGGACGTCCAAGAGGTAACAGGGTTTACAATAACATACCTCGCTTTCCTTCTGGTCGGCACACTGTACATCATGCTCCGCTTGAACGTTCCCCTCGTTGATGCATTCTTTGAAACGGCCTCCGCCCAGGGTAACGTTGGGCTCAGCGTTGGAATAACCTCCCCTACCCTGCCGGTAGACGTTAAAACCCTCCTGATAATCCTCATGTGGGTTGGGAGGTTGGAGATATTCTCAATCCTGGTTTTCATCGTCAGCGTGCTCGCCATGTTCCGAAAGCTCGGAAGGTGAGGGCCTTAGAATAAGCTCCGCCAGAGAAATCCCTTTCCCCGCAAGCTGGGCCTTCAGGTCTCCAAGTTTGATTAAAAGCTCTATCCTCGCGTTTTTGTTTTCTATCTCCTCCGCGAACTTAATGGCGTTCTCAACGAACGCAAGGGCCGCGTTCTTATCTCTGCCTGCCTCAACGAGGGCAAGGTTGTACAGCGCAATCGCCTTGTAAAAAGGATCCTGAATGTGTGACAGAGCCGCATCCGCCTTTTCAAGCTCCCCTGAAAGGTAAAGAACCTCCACAAGCTGACTGAGAAGAAAATCGATCCTTTTTCTGTCCCTGACCAGGGAAAACGCATGGGCGGCCTTTTCAATAAGCTCCCTCTTTATAAGCTCCCGAAGCATGCTCGACAGGACGTCATCACCGGCCACCTTACCAAGGTTAAGGGCAGATTTAAGGGCGAGGTCCCCGTTGAACTCGTCTCCAAGGAGGTAAAATGCCATGGCAACCTCCGAAAGCGCCAGAGCCCTGTAACGCCAGTTTTCTATCCCGTTTATGATAGGAAGAAGTCTGGTTAGATACTCCAGCGCTATGGAGCCGTTAAGCGGAAGGTCATCGGGGGGATTTACCAGGGTCCTGACAAAGATAACGGCTCCAACGTACAGGTTCTCCTCCTTCTTAATCCTCTCCAGCTCTCTCAGGGCGGCTTCAAAATCTCCAGAGGACAAGAACTCCTCGATAGACTCAAGTCTTTCCAGGTCTGACTTCGAATCCCCTCCCATTGATTCACTGAGCTTCCCGAAGAGCTCGTCGAGCTTTCCCATTCAGGCCCTCCCCAGTAGGAGTTCGAGGTAGGAGCGCCTTTCAAACCTCTCCACACCAAGAGATTCAAGGATTCCCCGGAGTTCTTCCACGGTTTTTGGAATTTCCTCCTCTTCTTCAGTCAACTTTTCTATCTCCACGAACTTGCCCAGCCCCTCGATTTCGTCCAGGGTTATAACGACACCTTTTTCCACGTAGTACTTCTCCCGGGTTTTACGAACCCTCATTACCTCGGAGAATCCAAGGGCCTCAAGGATCTCCCTGTGCTTATTCGGGTCTGTGATGGGGACCTCAATCTCCCGGCGAGTTTTTGACCTTTCATCGAGCTTTGGGCCCTTGTACGTAATAACGGCCTCAAAATGACCATCAAAACGCTTGATACGGATTCTCAGCGCCTCGTCAGTCTCAGAGAAGTCCCTGCACGGATGGGTGTAGTAGGTGTCCTCATGGTTCTCTTTCCTGAGAAAGCGGTATCTCTCCCTGACGCGCTGAAACACAGCCTCATTAGCATAACCCTTGAGTTCCACCTCTATCATGTTCCTCCCCTCTCAGAAATTCAAAAGTAGTTATGGGAAAGCCATATTAAACCTTTTCGAGGAAAAGCACGCTTAGAGAATGAGGATATTAAGGATTAAGGAAAGAGAAAACACAAGGCCGTGTTCACGGAGTAAGGTCCATCGGGCGAAGCTCCTCAAGGAAGTGTCTGGCGAGTTCTATGGTCTGCTCTACGTCCCTCAAGTCAGCAGTCTCCACCTGGCTGTGCATGTACCTTATCGGAACGCTCAGAACCGCTGTGGCAACGCCCTCCCTCGCCATCTGGATTATGTTGGCGTCAGTTCCGGTCGGCCTCGGTGATGCTTCGGCCTGGAGCGGGATGTCGTACTTCTTGGCTATCTCGTCGGCGAAGCGCCTGACCTTTGGGTGGATGTTCGGGCCAACCTCGTCCATAACCGGGCCGCCGCCGAGCTTCGGAACTATCTTGCCCTTGTCGCCGACCTGCTTGGCGAAGGTGACGTCCACCGCTATTCCAATCTCAGGGTTTATTGCATAGCTCGCGACGTGCGCTCCCCTTAGACCAACCTCCTCCTGGACGGAGCCAACGAAGTAGATGTCAGCCTCGTGGCTCTCCAGCCTCTTGGCAGCTTCTATCATTGTGTAGAGGCAAACCCTGTCATCGAGATATGGAGTGGCAATCCTGTTCTCGTTG encodes:
- a CDS encoding calcium/sodium antiporter gives rise to the protein MGVLVWSLSIVFGIILLVIFGDRLSDKIVEVAGKAGVSPLIISLVVISLATTLPEITTSTMASLTGAEGIALGNALGSIFANIALVLGLASVIKPLKAGSAAYENSLVMLGSLGFLMLLSVDGSLSRLDGALLLTAYALYLRWLYKKHFVVGVKGEEKHHVRAMPQDYALLLIYGGLMVIGARLVVYGGRNIAEALGVAEYVIGATIVAVGTSLPEMTNAIYGALRERGSISVGNIIGANIMNALVVLGLASLIRPIPTGASTLTIILVLMAMLPMIWELKRSGGLDRKIGVYFLVLYAVYLVLLFSGTEL
- a CDS encoding CBS domain-containing protein, which produces MVGILVQEVMTDRFQKIDVDAPLSEAIGILEKEDPDLILVFDGNLYKGVLTQDLIVRSHLKWDPTKAKVRDVYKPAPVLKPDEDLSRAAKLMLEVDLRSLPVGESKAEIMGVVSDIVLLERVARGAFGKEKVSGYMTRDVITLSPDDTVANALATMRDNAISRIPIVSEGGKLEGLVTLHDLIIRFLKPRFKAQYGEVAGEKIPPFSMPLRDIMIRGVITVSPDTTVREAVSILKENNIDGLVVVNENGKVVGILTVKDLLLPISKMTEKEARFYLQLAGDAHVLSDFSRERIISDVRRFIDGYEDLLGQEGVIYLYIRRFKEKFRGVHLYQARMRIVTDRGVFVATGETWGAIQAVHDALRAIERQLLQKVELEKDVRYAKRFIEKLEF
- the map gene encoding type II methionyl aminopeptidase, with the protein product MDEVEALIKAGEIARQVKKEVAPMIKPGAKLYDIAEFVEKRIVELGGKPAFPCNLSINEQAAHYTPYKGDETVLKEGDYLKLDLGVHVDGYIADTALTFRVGMEPDDLMEAVKEALDNAIATVRAGARIRDIGKAIEDTIRGKGFNPIVNLSGHKIERYKLHAGISIPNVYRQADTYELKEGDVFAIEPFGTTGAGQVTEVPPALIFMYVRDRPVRNVHARRLLIRIKNEYKTLPFAYRWLQGFLTEGQLKLALSQLERAGAIYAYPILREVRGGMVAQFEHTMIVEKDGALVTT
- a CDS encoding TrkH family potassium uptake protein, producing the protein MFEFSKYVNLAEDLFVVRNLIGAILEGVGVAYLIPVLLVWFHPDEVRYVYYFAVPGFLSILLGAWMSRHQGKIEDVNLRQAMISAAFIWLFASFVSVVPFMRIAGMSFIDSYFESMSAWTGTGLTMMSHLESYPRILLFWRAWMQWLGGIGIVLVALTVLIRPGVAAARLYKAEARSERILPNLANTARVIFEIYLILTLLGTYLYYINGMSLFDALTHAMTGLGTGGMSTHDESIGYFHSMSIDAITIFLMIMGAVNFTVHYRMFKEKSLRPFFEDVQVRYMFLFVVPAIAIIAYDLVQHGDTLGDAIIQAVFHAVSAISCTGFDISNLANYPELSKFVLGLLMVIGGGAGSTAGGIKLIRFTLMYESLKWTVQQSLLPKGAVIKRKVGNYVFTSEDVQEVTGFTITYLAFLLVGTLYIMLRLNVPLVDAFFETASAQGNVGLSVGITSPTLPVDVKTLLIILMWVGRLEIFSILVFIVSVLAMFRKLGR
- the cyaB gene encoding class IV adenylate cyclase, with protein sequence MIEVELKGYANEAVFQRVRERYRFLRKENHEDTYYTHPCRDFSETDEALRIRIKRFDGHFEAVITYKGPKLDERSKTRREIEVPITDPNKHREILEALGFSEVMRVRKTREKYYVEKGVVITLDEIEGLGKFVEIEKLTEEEEEIPKTVEELRGILESLGVERFERRSYLELLLGRA
- a CDS encoding M42 family metallopeptidase, encoding MVDMELLKKIVEAPGVSGYEFLGIRDVVIEQLKPVVDEIRVDKLGNVIAHKKGNGPKVMIAAHMDKIGLMVNYIDKEGYLHVVPIGGVDPRNLVAQRIRFFTDKGERYGVVGHIPPHIQTPEDRKKAADWDTIVIDVGADSREEAEEMGFRVGTVGEYAPAFTQLNENRIATPYLDDRVCLYTMIEAAKRLESHEADIYFVGSVQEEVGLRGAHVASYAINPEIGIAVDVTFAKQVGDKGKIVPKLGGGPVMDEVGPNIHPKVRRFADEIAKKYDIPLQAEASPRPTGTDANIIQMAREGVATAVLSVPIRYMHSQVETADLRDVEQTIELARHFLEELRPMDLTP